From the genome of Rathayibacter sp. VKM Ac-2804:
CGGCAACCGGAGGATCGGCTACATCCCGCAGCAGAAGCTCGCCGACGAGGGCACTCCGCTGCGCGCCCGCGACCTGATCGGCCTCGGCATCGACGGCCACCGCTTCGGCCTGCCGCTGCCCTCGCGCTCCCGCCGCGCCCAGGTCGACGCCCTGCTCGCCTCCGTCGGCGCCACCGACTACGCGGACGCGCCGATCGGCAGCCTCTCCGGCGGCGAGCAGCAGCGCGTCCGGGTCGGCCAGGCGCTGGCCGGCGACCCGGCGCTGCTGCTCTGCGACGAGCCGCTGATCGCCCTCGACCTCGCGCATCAGCGCGCCGTGAGCGAGCTGATCGACCGGCACCGGCGCGAGCGGAACCTCGGCGTCCTCTTCGTCACCCACGACGTGAATCCGGTGCTCGGGATGGTCGACCGGGTGCTCTACCTGGCCGGCGGCCGCTTCCGGATCGGCACCCCCGACGAGGTGCTGCGCTCCGAGGTGCTCAGCGAGCTGTACGACGCGCCGGTCGACGTGATCCGCGCGCGCGGCCGCGTCATCGTGGTCGGCGCCCCCGACCACTCGCACGTGCACGAGCACGAGGAGGAGTGCGCATGAGCGACGACGTCTGGTCGCAGATCTTCGACTTCTCGGACTACGGCGCGCTGCTCGCGCTGCTGCTCAACTCCGTCATCGCGGGCGCCGTCCTCGGCGTCGTCGGCGGGCTGATCGGCGTCTTCGTGATGTCGCGCGACATGGCGTTCGCCGTGCACGGGATCAGCGAGCTGTCCTTCGCGGGCGCCTCGGCCGGGCTGCTGCTCGGCGTGGGCGTCGTGCAGGGCTCGATCGTCGGCTCGCTCGTCGCGGCCCTCCTGATCGGGCTGCTCGGCTCACGCGCCCGCGACCGCAACTCGATCATCGCCGTGCTGATGCCGTTCGGCCTCGGCCTCGGGATCCTCTGCCTCGCGCTGTATCCCGGCCGCAGCGCGAACAAGTTCGGCCTGCTCACCGGGCAGATCGTCGCCGTGGACGACCCGCAGCTCGGCTGGCTGATCGCCATCTCGGTCGTCGTCGTGATCGGGCTCGCCCTGATCTGGCGCCCGCTGACCTTCGCGAGCGTCGACGCCGACGTGGCGGCCGCGCGCGGCATCCCGACCCGGGCGCTCTCGATCGCGTTCATGCTGCTGCTCGGCCTCGCGGTGGCGGTGTCGGTGCAGATCGTCGGCTCGCTGCTGGTGCTCGCGATCCTGGTGACGCCGGCGGCCGCGGCGCTGCGGATCTCGGCGTCGCCGGTGCTCGTGCCGCTGCTCAGCGTGCTCTTCGCGGTCGGCGCGCTGGTCGGCGGGATCCTGCTCGCCCTCGGCGGCTCGGTGCCGATCAGCCCCTACGTGACGACGATCTCGTTCACGATCTACGTCGTCTGCCGGATCATCGGCCGCAAGGGCGTGCGGCGGCCCTCGCGCCGGCGCTCACCGGCCGCGGTCGGGGCGGGGGTATAGCGTGGCGCGGGTCGTGAAACGGGAAGGCGGACCGGTGGTCAAGCGGAACACGTGGCAGCGCGAGGCCGTGCGCGAGGCGCTCACCCAGCGCGAGGACTTCGTCAGCGCCCAGGGGCTGCACAGCGCCCTGCACGCGTCCGGCTCGCCGATCGGGCTGGCGACGGTCTACCGCGCCCTGTCCGACCTCGCGGTCGAGGGCGAGGCCGACTCGCTGCAGTCGCCCGAGGGCGAGAGCCTCTACCGCGCCTGCACCCCGGGCACGCATCACCACCACCTGATCTGCCGGCGCTGCGGGCTGACGGTCGAGATCGCGGCGGACGCGGTGGAGACCTGGGCGCGCACGGTCGCGGCGCAGAACGGCTTCACCGATGCGCACCACGTGGTGGACGTCTTCGGGCTCTGCGCGGAGTGCACCCGGGCGGTCGCCGCGGCGGAGTGACGCGGGCTCCCGCGCCGCGGGTTCAGGCCGGCAGGAAGATCCCGGCCGCCCGGTCCTTGACGACCGCGCCGGCCGGCAGCACCCGCCCGCTCATCGCGAGGTAGACGCCCGGCGGCA
Proteins encoded in this window:
- a CDS encoding metal ABC transporter permease; its protein translation is MSDDVWSQIFDFSDYGALLALLLNSVIAGAVLGVVGGLIGVFVMSRDMAFAVHGISELSFAGASAGLLLGVGVVQGSIVGSLVAALLIGLLGSRARDRNSIIAVLMPFGLGLGILCLALYPGRSANKFGLLTGQIVAVDDPQLGWLIAISVVVVIGLALIWRPLTFASVDADVAAARGIPTRALSIAFMLLLGLAVAVSVQIVGSLLVLAILVTPAAAALRISASPVLVPLLSVLFAVGALVGGILLALGGSVPISPYVTTISFTIYVVCRIIGRKGVRRPSRRRSPAAVGAGV
- a CDS encoding ATP-binding cassette domain-containing protein — encoded protein: MLQLRGAGLRFGDRELWGGVDLDVQAGEFVAVLGANGSGKTSLLRAVLGQQPLSSGELRVLGEPVHRGNRRIGYIPQQKLADEGTPLRARDLIGLGIDGHRFGLPLPSRSRRAQVDALLASVGATDYADAPIGSLSGGEQQRVRVGQALAGDPALLLCDEPLIALDLAHQRAVSELIDRHRRERNLGVLFVTHDVNPVLGMVDRVLYLAGGRFRIGTPDEVLRSEVLSELYDAPVDVIRARGRVIVVGAPDHSHVHEHEEECA
- a CDS encoding transcriptional repressor; its protein translation is MVKRNTWQREAVREALTQREDFVSAQGLHSALHASGSPIGLATVYRALSDLAVEGEADSLQSPEGESLYRACTPGTHHHHLICRRCGLTVEIAADAVETWARTVAAQNGFTDAHHVVDVFGLCAECTRAVAAAE